In Amycolatopsis sulphurea, one genomic interval encodes:
- a CDS encoding tRNA-dependent cyclodipeptide synthase — translation MFDATPLSSGCARLYPGVPHVCIGVSPFNGYFTAERLIRLAEWTVEHFADFHFFVPDDVTAYTLEALGYPPARAKQKAHRQSCHVHNKIAAALTAAGVPDPATRILGMARLRELPAYRRVAREAERLFDTDVAFRSACYGASTWVLQNKVGNPPGDDALRLAVRYFLAELPLFAASGAITGNSRSMFAYHQRVPFLENFFDREFALRPDPGQGFLVVRESALEVAGS, via the coding sequence ATGTTCGACGCGACTCCGCTGTCGTCCGGCTGTGCCCGGCTGTATCCCGGCGTGCCGCACGTCTGCATCGGCGTGAGCCCGTTCAACGGGTATTTCACCGCCGAGCGGCTGATCCGGCTCGCCGAGTGGACCGTGGAGCATTTCGCCGACTTCCACTTCTTCGTCCCCGACGACGTCACGGCCTACACCCTCGAAGCGCTGGGTTATCCGCCCGCACGGGCGAAACAGAAGGCCCATCGTCAGTCCTGCCACGTGCACAACAAGATCGCCGCCGCGCTGACCGCCGCCGGCGTGCCCGACCCGGCGACCCGGATCCTCGGCATGGCACGGTTGCGGGAGCTGCCCGCCTACCGCCGCGTCGCCCGGGAAGCGGAGCGGCTGTTCGACACCGACGTCGCTTTCCGGTCCGCCTGTTACGGCGCGTCCACCTGGGTTCTGCAGAACAAAGTCGGAAATCCGCCCGGCGACGACGCACTGCGGCTCGCGGTCCGGTACTTCCTCGCCGAACTGCCGTTGTTCGCCGCCTCCGGGGCGATCACCGGGAACTCCCGCTCGATGTTCGCCTACCACCAGCGGGTACCGTTTCTGGAGAATTTCTTCGATCGGGAATTCGCGCTCCGGCCCGATCCTGGCCAGGGCTTTCTCGTCGTGCGGGAAAGCGCGCTGGAAGTGGCCGGGTCATGA
- a CDS encoding LysR family transcriptional regulator, translated as MELELKHLRHLQVIARAGSLNRAAAELVLPQPALSRELRRIEESLGRSLFDRDRTGVRVTPFGRLILDYADGILARTARIGADLSHLRAQRDGALRVGWSETTLSGHLLDALEVTGFGDRAEIRTAGSTAEMLCWFGRGELDLAVLSEQCPVPLPANTGRIDLAEDPLAVMLPQWHPLAALPSVRFAELEHERWISSTGPDRCREFLARVCGSFGFSPVIAHHVPVSGPRDEIVRYQGDITLIQSTRPLAPGVVHRPLPELLVRTSHFLLYREDSRIAPGVGRLAEVIGEACRPRGGRRVAGESRPRLAARTS; from the coding sequence ATGGAGCTGGAACTGAAGCATCTGCGCCACCTCCAGGTGATCGCCAGGGCCGGCAGCCTCAACCGCGCGGCCGCCGAACTGGTGCTGCCGCAGCCCGCGCTCAGCCGTGAGCTGCGCAGGATCGAGGAGTCGCTCGGCCGGTCGCTGTTCGACCGGGACCGCACCGGTGTCCGTGTCACGCCGTTCGGGCGGCTGATCCTCGACTACGCGGACGGCATCCTCGCGCGCACGGCGCGCATCGGCGCGGATCTCTCGCACCTGCGCGCCCAGCGGGACGGCGCCCTGCGCGTCGGCTGGTCGGAAACCACGCTGTCCGGCCATTTGCTGGACGCGCTGGAGGTCACCGGCTTCGGCGACCGGGCCGAGATCCGGACCGCGGGCTCCACCGCCGAGATGCTCTGCTGGTTCGGCCGCGGGGAACTCGACCTCGCGGTGCTGTCCGAGCAGTGCCCGGTGCCGCTGCCGGCCAACACCGGCCGGATCGACCTCGCCGAGGATCCGCTGGCGGTGATGCTGCCGCAGTGGCATCCGCTCGCCGCGCTGCCCTCGGTGCGTTTCGCCGAGCTGGAACACGAGCGCTGGATCTCCTCGACCGGGCCCGATCGCTGCCGCGAGTTCCTCGCCAGGGTGTGCGGTTCGTTCGGCTTCTCGCCGGTGATCGCCCACCATGTGCCGGTCTCCGGCCCGCGTGACGAAATCGTTCGCTACCAAGGCGACATCACGCTCATCCAGTCGACGCGTCCGCTCGCGCCGGGCGTCGTGCACCGGCCCCTCCCGGAGCTGCTGGTCCGGACCAGTCACTTCCTGCTCTACCGCGAGGACAGCCGCATCGCCCCCGGCGTCGGGCGGCTGGCCGAGGTGATCGGCGAGGCCTGCCGGCCGCGTGGCGGCCGGCGCGTGGCCGGGGAAAGCCGGCCGCGGCTGGCCGCCCGGACGAGCTGA
- a CDS encoding LysR family transcriptional regulator has translation MDIELRQLRILVAVADAGSVPAAAAVLGITPATLRQRIHRLERAVGSVLLTDGTAGNLFTETGERLLEHAAVAVPQFDRMLAAAQASAEAASDLIRIGAVATPVLPRLVREVHVRKPGADLSVRVAEPGTELIEALLRDELDLVVLRQNGSGDAVIPGTFTSAPVATEPLVVGIPPGHALGVTDTLTPSMLSGHRCVLLDQTVQPMTRTVLAAFSDAGADPRFCYADSEWAALSLGHGAGILTVTTLPTAPVRGTAYRPLRCPATISTLVLAWSPEGPLAGCVPSVREATAQAHAAHLSALVS, from the coding sequence GTGGACATCGAGCTGCGGCAGCTGCGGATCCTCGTCGCGGTCGCCGATGCCGGGAGCGTGCCCGCGGCGGCGGCCGTGCTCGGCATCACCCCGGCGACGCTGCGGCAGCGGATTCACCGCCTGGAAAGAGCGGTCGGCTCCGTGCTGCTGACCGACGGCACGGCCGGGAACCTGTTCACCGAAACCGGTGAGCGGCTGCTGGAACACGCCGCGGTCGCGGTGCCGCAGTTCGACCGGATGCTCGCCGCAGCGCAGGCGAGCGCCGAAGCGGCATCGGACCTGATCCGGATCGGCGCGGTCGCCACCCCGGTGCTGCCCCGGCTGGTGCGGGAGGTCCATGTCCGCAAGCCCGGTGCCGACCTGTCCGTGCGGGTCGCCGAACCGGGTACCGAGCTGATCGAGGCACTGCTGCGCGACGAGCTGGATCTGGTGGTGCTGCGGCAGAACGGTTCGGGCGACGCCGTCATTCCCGGCACCTTCACTTCAGCACCGGTGGCCACCGAGCCGCTGGTCGTCGGTATCCCGCCGGGACACGCACTCGGCGTTACCGACACACTGACGCCTTCGATGCTGTCCGGGCACCGATGCGTCCTGCTCGACCAGACCGTGCAACCGATGACGAGGACCGTGCTCGCCGCTTTCTCCGATGCCGGCGCCGATCCGCGATTCTGTTACGCGGACAGCGAATGGGCGGCGCTGAGCCTGGGCCACGGCGCCGGGATCCTCACCGTGACCACTCTGCCGACCGCGCCCGTCCGCGGCACTGCCTACCGTCCGTTGCGCTGCCCGGCGACGATCTCGACGCTGGTCCTCGCCTGGTCTCCCGAAGGTCCGCTCGCCGGCTGCGTGCCCTCCGTGCGCGAGGCGACGGCGCAGGCCCACGCCGCGCATCTGTCCGCACTCGTCAGCTGA
- a CDS encoding aminotransferase class I/II-fold pyridoxal phosphate-dependent enzyme, protein MSRITHQLSLNENHWPMLPGVREALEGSLAAVNVTGDALAARLERRLATELGTVAGRVVAGAGSAALLQQFLSAHCAPGSTVVHAWPSFDLYPLLIRNAGAEPVAVPGDADDRQDLAALAAAVTERTRVVLVCNPNNPTGEVLGVSWLESLLDALPPHVLLLVDEAYREFADPAAIGDVTTLSDPRLAVVRTFSKSHGLIGLRVGYVTGAEEVVGPLRRTTPFYRVPTVAQAAALAALDAGERMRAQCLEVAEERDRVHAGLVALGFDVPPSGGNYVWVRLGPRNQEFIAHLAASGVIVREVAGGVRVSTGLPEANDAVLAAARVFAGRPLVQEVGQ, encoded by the coding sequence GTGAGTCGAATTACTCATCAATTGTCGTTGAACGAGAATCATTGGCCTATGCTGCCGGGGGTCCGGGAGGCCCTGGAAGGCTCGCTCGCCGCGGTCAACGTGACCGGTGACGCGCTGGCCGCGCGCCTGGAACGGCGGCTGGCCACCGAACTCGGCACGGTGGCCGGCCGGGTCGTCGCCGGGGCCGGTTCCGCGGCATTGCTCCAGCAGTTCCTGTCCGCGCACTGTGCACCCGGGTCGACCGTGGTGCACGCGTGGCCGTCGTTCGACCTCTACCCGCTGCTGATCCGGAATGCGGGGGCCGAGCCGGTCGCGGTGCCCGGCGACGCCGACGACCGGCAGGATCTCGCTGCTCTTGCCGCGGCGGTCACCGAGCGGACCCGCGTCGTGCTGGTGTGCAACCCGAACAATCCCACCGGGGAAGTGCTCGGCGTGTCGTGGCTGGAATCCTTGCTCGACGCCCTGCCGCCGCATGTGCTCCTGCTGGTCGACGAGGCGTATCGGGAGTTCGCCGACCCGGCTGCGATCGGCGACGTGACAACGTTGTCCGATCCGCGTCTGGCGGTGGTACGGACCTTCTCCAAGTCGCACGGCTTGATCGGCCTGCGCGTCGGCTATGTCACCGGAGCGGAAGAGGTGGTGGGGCCGCTGCGTCGGACGACGCCGTTCTACCGTGTGCCCACCGTCGCCCAAGCGGCAGCGCTGGCGGCGCTCGACGCCGGCGAGCGTATGCGTGCGCAATGCCTTGAGGTGGCTGAAGAACGGGACCGGGTCCACGCGGGGCTGGTCGCTCTCGGCTTCGATGTCCCGCCCAGCGGCGGGAACTACGTGTGGGTGCGCCTGGGGCCGCGCAATCAGGAGTTCATCGCCCATCTCGCCGCGAGCGGGGTGATCGTGCGGGAGGTCGCCGGTGGCGTCCGCGTGAGCACCGGTCTGCCGGAGGCCAACGACGCGGTGCTCGCTGCGGCCCGCGTGTTCGCCGGAAGACCGCTGGTCCAGGAGGTCGGGCAGTGA
- a CDS encoding polyprenyl synthetase family protein yields the protein MMSEALQAGDRSEVIRGALVRRRSPSGDRFGELTHYAMAMPGKLLRPLMLVTSAEAVGGVAETALPAAVAVEHLHVASLVHDDIIDGDELRRGRPSVQARYGVADAIVTGDALLFDLFAAVAECPAPAEVVVAVVDEFARAGGDLCRGQVLESLMTPPSAAGPGSRLEDYLDVAALKTAALFRAACRAGALLGGGSAEQADLLGDYGHHIGVAFQMYDDLLPYLDSGESGKPDVSDAANLRPTWPVLIAHRDGRREHREAVEIALSGTLDPVETLESLRRAVVGSGALSTARSLARERSRIAVARLPELPGTVAAERLSRIAEITVDRDH from the coding sequence ATGATGAGCGAGGCGCTGCAGGCCGGCGACCGCTCGGAGGTGATCCGCGGCGCCTTGGTCCGCCGGCGTTCCCCGTCCGGAGACCGGTTCGGCGAGCTGACCCACTACGCCATGGCCATGCCGGGCAAGCTGTTGCGCCCGTTGATGCTGGTCACGTCGGCGGAGGCGGTCGGCGGAGTCGCCGAGACGGCGCTTCCCGCGGCGGTGGCGGTCGAGCACCTGCACGTGGCGTCGCTGGTGCACGACGACATCATCGACGGCGACGAGCTGCGCCGCGGCCGTCCCTCGGTGCAGGCGCGCTACGGCGTGGCAGACGCGATCGTGACCGGCGACGCACTGCTGTTCGACCTGTTCGCGGCGGTCGCCGAATGTCCCGCACCGGCCGAGGTCGTGGTGGCGGTCGTCGACGAGTTCGCCCGCGCGGGCGGCGATCTGTGCCGGGGACAGGTGCTGGAGTCGTTGATGACGCCGCCGTCCGCCGCCGGGCCGGGCAGCCGGCTGGAGGACTATCTCGACGTCGCCGCGTTGAAGACGGCGGCGCTGTTCCGCGCCGCTTGCCGGGCGGGAGCGCTGCTCGGCGGCGGCTCCGCCGAGCAGGCCGACCTGCTCGGCGACTACGGCCACCACATCGGCGTGGCCTTTCAGATGTACGACGATCTCCTGCCGTACCTGGACTCCGGCGAGTCCGGCAAGCCCGATGTCAGCGACGCGGCCAATCTCCGGCCGACCTGGCCGGTGCTGATCGCGCACCGCGACGGCCGCAGGGAACACCGGGAAGCCGTCGAGATCGCGCTTTCCGGCACGCTCGACCCGGTCGAGACGCTGGAGTCGCTGCGGCGCGCGGTGGTCGGCAGCGGTGCGCTGAGCACCGCTCGCAGCCTCGCGCGCGAGCGCTCCCGCATCGCGGTGGCCCGCCTGCCGGAGTTGCCGGGAACCGTTGCCGCAGAACGGCTTTCACGGATCGCCGAGATCACCGTCGACCGTGACCACTGA
- a CDS encoding UbiA family prenyltransferase — MTTEARAPGVTRRRVAAHWETWRPYTTCYPALLGLAGVLVAGGRRPVEIAVAVLTPVLGWLSGHYLGDHLDRHLDAIAKPQRPIPSGRMPPSVALAAGIGCAVASLAIAVVLNWRILPIFAVAMSGIVAYSAVFKRLGLSGNLSRGVLSALALAIGAMTAVAWPPLELLPVAMGFLLHDTASNLIGTVRDVDGDRAGGYRSVPVRHGVTAAVRLAAVLWVAGTAAVGAGALVAAQPDAQLTLAAVAVVIGGCALSVARPASLTARRALRSHELLVAERLVLTSAVVAGAAGLGVALLVLVPALVFSLVLQGRMRSRHEFPDDTPNKGERP; from the coding sequence GTGACCACTGAGGCGCGCGCGCCCGGGGTCACCCGCCGGAGGGTGGCGGCGCACTGGGAGACCTGGCGGCCGTACACGACGTGCTACCCGGCCCTGCTCGGGCTCGCCGGTGTGCTGGTCGCCGGGGGCAGACGGCCGGTCGAGATCGCGGTCGCGGTGCTGACCCCGGTGCTGGGCTGGCTCTCCGGGCACTACCTCGGCGACCACCTCGACCGGCACCTGGACGCGATCGCGAAGCCACAGCGGCCGATTCCGTCCGGCCGGATGCCGCCTTCCGTGGCGCTGGCCGCGGGAATCGGCTGCGCGGTGGCGTCCTTGGCCATCGCGGTCGTGCTGAACTGGCGCATCCTGCCGATCTTCGCGGTGGCGATGAGCGGCATCGTCGCCTACAGCGCGGTGTTCAAACGCCTGGGGCTGAGCGGAAACCTCAGCCGGGGGGTGTTGTCGGCGCTGGCGCTGGCGATCGGCGCGATGACCGCCGTGGCCTGGCCGCCGCTGGAGCTGCTCCCCGTGGCCATGGGTTTTCTGTTGCACGACACCGCGTCCAACCTGATCGGCACGGTGCGGGACGTCGACGGCGACCGGGCAGGCGGGTACCGGTCGGTCCCGGTGCGTCACGGCGTCACGGCGGCGGTCCGGCTCGCTGCCGTGCTGTGGGTGGCAGGAACGGCTGCGGTCGGTGCCGGTGCGCTGGTCGCCGCGCAGCCCGATGCACAGCTCACGCTGGCAGCCGTTGCCGTGGTGATCGGCGGCTGCGCGCTGTCGGTGGCGCGGCCCGCATCCTTGACCGCCAGACGGGCTCTCCGCTCGCACGAGCTGCTGGTCGCGGAACGGCTGGTGCTCACTTCTGCCGTGGTGGCCGGCGCGGCCGGTCTCGGCGTGGCCCTGCTGGTGCTGGTGCCGGCGCTGGTCTTCTCACTCGTCCTGCAGGGCCGGATGCGGTCACGGCACGAATTCCCGGATGACACACCGAACAAGGGGGAGAGGCCATGA
- a CDS encoding prenyltransferase/squalene oxidase repeat-containing protein, translated as MTSVHTGTVEELDAAISAGARALFEAQRPDGVFDYGASSLRSTLATAGAITALHFADPGGAADLIAAGVDRLRRTRNEDGGWALVPGLPSEPGTTAVSAAALHLIDPEGNASEVAAGQKWMADYGGLEAIPHPEVVMWCRQFYGFAGWLSPQQMRRFPLELALVPGLYRRLFDVRLPMASALGLAQTRHRPLTRVQRILARRAEPNALRVIRQAFEHEGAAGSWSEDAWVTGLVCIGLARAGLGQDMVDAAVQWFRRTMHPDGSWATTPLDGAWTMYSVRGLIEAGYRDDPRLELSRDLFVRLQQRRPFLAFACPPGFWGWSGAHGWPAVLETGEIVSVLAKLPGSGQDKAVRVGAAWLGNRQDSRGSWGLCVRNTKVANSGPCPMTTAQAVGALLDAGVPVGDQRIRRALRWLGRAQRPDGSYESVWYREHTMGTAAVLEILARCGKAGDPVARRARSWLIRARNDDGSWGDGHGAAGTAEETGWAVSALLAAGEKPAEVASGVCWLLDTRVAEGGWTPAPVHEYVRWVSRYANPGFTNGMALRALGRYRAVAR; from the coding sequence ATGACCTCGGTCCACACCGGCACGGTGGAGGAGCTGGACGCCGCCATCTCCGCAGGGGCGCGGGCACTGTTCGAGGCCCAGCGTCCGGACGGGGTGTTCGACTACGGGGCGAGCAGCCTGCGCTCGACGCTCGCCACGGCGGGTGCGATCACCGCGCTGCACTTCGCGGACCCCGGCGGCGCCGCGGACCTGATCGCGGCGGGCGTGGACCGGTTGCGCCGCACGCGCAACGAGGACGGCGGCTGGGCGCTGGTGCCCGGGCTGCCGAGCGAACCGGGCACGACCGCGGTGTCGGCGGCGGCGTTGCACCTGATCGACCCGGAGGGCAACGCCTCGGAGGTCGCCGCCGGGCAGAAGTGGATGGCGGACTATGGCGGCCTGGAGGCGATCCCGCATCCGGAGGTCGTGATGTGGTGCCGCCAGTTCTACGGCTTCGCCGGCTGGCTCTCCCCGCAGCAGATGCGCCGGTTTCCGCTGGAACTGGCGCTGGTACCGGGCTTGTACCGGCGGCTTTTCGACGTGCGGCTGCCGATGGCCTCGGCACTCGGGCTCGCGCAGACCCGGCACCGGCCGCTGACCCGGGTGCAGCGGATACTGGCCCGCCGGGCGGAGCCGAACGCGCTGCGGGTCATCCGGCAGGCCTTCGAGCACGAGGGCGCCGCCGGCTCCTGGTCGGAGGACGCCTGGGTGACCGGGCTCGTCTGCATCGGCCTCGCACGAGCCGGGCTGGGGCAGGACATGGTCGACGCGGCCGTGCAGTGGTTCCGGCGCACCATGCATCCGGACGGCTCGTGGGCGACGACCCCGCTGGACGGCGCCTGGACGATGTACTCGGTGCGCGGCCTGATCGAGGCGGGCTATCGCGATGACCCCCGGCTGGAGCTGTCCAGGGACCTGTTCGTGCGCCTGCAACAGCGTCGGCCGTTCCTCGCTTTCGCTTGCCCACCGGGGTTCTGGGGCTGGTCGGGGGCACACGGCTGGCCAGCGGTGCTGGAGACCGGCGAGATCGTCTCCGTGCTGGCGAAGCTGCCGGGCAGTGGACAGGACAAGGCCGTGCGCGTCGGTGCGGCTTGGCTCGGCAATCGCCAGGACAGCCGCGGTTCGTGGGGACTCTGCGTACGCAACACCAAGGTCGCCAACAGCGGTCCGTGCCCGATGACGACGGCACAAGCCGTCGGCGCTCTGCTCGACGCGGGAGTGCCCGTCGGCGACCAGCGAATTCGCCGGGCATTGCGGTGGCTGGGCCGGGCGCAGCGGCCCGATGGCAGCTACGAGTCGGTCTGGTATCGCGAACACACGATGGGCACCGCGGCGGTGCTGGAGATCCTCGCCCGCTGCGGCAAAGCAGGGGACCCGGTGGCGCGCCGGGCACGGTCGTGGCTGATCAGGGCGCGCAACGACGACGGATCGTGGGGCGACGGTCACGGCGCCGCAGGCACCGCCGAGGAGACGGGCTGGGCGGTGTCGGCGCTGCTGGCGGCGGGGGAGAAGCCTGCCGAGGTGGCGTCCGGCGTGTGCTGGCTGCTCGACACCCGCGTCGCCGAGGGCGGGTGGACTCCCGCGCCGGTGCACGAGTACGTCCGGTGGGTCAGCCGTTACGCCAATCCAGGCTTCACGAACGGGATGGCGTTGCGTGCGCTGGGACGCTATCGGGCGGTGGCCCGATGA
- a CDS encoding FAD-dependent oxidoreductase: MSRPDVVVCGAGVAGLAAACALGRLGQRVLVLEKQSVPAPVAKGEVLQPGSLAILDEWGVTERLEAAGAMRLSRLVARDSDGSPRMVLDYSRLPAAQPWLLAHDYQAILDALTDALPPGVEVRRGVRVREPLRSGGRVTGVRCDDGDIPAALLVAADGVSSRLRTAAGLSAERHDYPHRLAAFELHDVDEIEPDFSAYVADDGLRLHYPLPGRRVRLYVQVAPDELRGVGQDGLGAWADRVLDGCAGLAPLAAAFRAGLARRQVLPVSRSMANTLVAPGIALVGESGHSVHPMAAQGMNSAIADAHGLATMVRQGGTLAAGVLDHALRRYDEARRADLAHIGRTSHNAARMITTQSWAGRRALSGTGANDRIRHEVMHTMSGLGVRKLTPLDRLHQIGLVPDPRATRLPSWVRPAEAREPAR, from the coding sequence ATGAGCCGGCCGGACGTCGTCGTCTGCGGTGCCGGGGTCGCGGGCCTCGCCGCCGCCTGCGCGCTGGGCCGGTTGGGCCAGCGGGTTCTGGTGCTGGAGAAGCAATCCGTGCCTGCGCCGGTGGCCAAGGGCGAGGTGCTGCAGCCGGGCTCGCTGGCGATCCTGGACGAATGGGGCGTGACCGAGCGACTCGAAGCAGCCGGTGCGATGCGACTGTCGCGCCTGGTCGCCCGTGACTCGGACGGCTCGCCGCGTATGGTGCTCGACTACAGTCGGCTCCCGGCCGCGCAGCCGTGGCTGCTTGCCCACGACTATCAGGCGATTCTCGATGCGCTGACCGACGCGCTCCCTCCCGGTGTCGAGGTGCGCCGGGGCGTGCGCGTCCGGGAACCGCTGCGGTCCGGTGGCCGGGTGACCGGCGTGCGGTGCGACGACGGCGACATCCCCGCGGCGCTCCTCGTGGCCGCGGACGGCGTCTCCTCCCGCCTGCGCACGGCGGCCGGGCTGAGCGCCGAGCGCCACGACTACCCACATCGCCTGGCGGCGTTCGAGCTGCACGACGTCGACGAGATCGAGCCGGACTTCTCGGCCTACGTCGCCGACGACGGGTTGAGGCTGCACTATCCGTTGCCGGGCCGTCGGGTCCGGCTCTACGTCCAGGTCGCGCCGGACGAGTTGCGCGGGGTCGGCCAGGACGGCCTGGGCGCGTGGGCGGACCGGGTGCTCGACGGATGCGCCGGCCTGGCACCGCTGGCCGCGGCGTTTCGGGCGGGGCTCGCGCGCCGGCAGGTGCTGCCGGTGTCCCGGTCGATGGCGAACACGTTGGTGGCGCCGGGAATCGCGCTGGTGGGCGAGAGCGGCCACTCCGTGCACCCGATGGCCGCGCAAGGCATGAACAGCGCGATCGCCGACGCGCACGGGCTGGCCACGATGGTGCGTCAAGGTGGAACGCTGGCCGCCGGTGTGCTCGACCACGCGTTGCGCCGCTACGACGAGGCACGCCGGGCCGATCTCGCGCACATCGGCCGGACCAGCCACAATGCCGCGCGGATGATCACGACCCAGTCGTGGGCCGGCCGGCGCGCGCTGTCGGGCACGGGGGCCAACGACCGGATCCGGCACGAGGTCATGCACACGATGTCGGGGCTGGGGGTGCGCAAGCTGACCCCGCTGGACCGGCTGCACCAGATCGGGCTGGTGCCCGACCCGCGCGCCACCCGGCTGCCCTCGTGGGTGCGCCCCGCCGAGGCCCGGGAACCGGCTCGATGA
- a CDS encoding methyltransferase, which yields MTSETSETTGTAALAALVDLATPFAVRTAVALKLPELIRDGHTTTGALARASGTDPDALARLLRHLVAVGLFAEPAPGEHALTSVSRALLDESNALLRSWLDAEGPGRKMDLAYSGMLHAVRTGRSAYGAVHGKDFWSDYREDEDLRTFFGATMAGFAWQTGPEVAARHDWSAVASVIDVGGGTGALLEAVLKAHPHLSGTVLDLPEVRPEAEEFLATLGGRAKFVGGSFFDPLPTGHDVLIVSRVLTDWPDADATRILTRCAEAAGDGRVLVVEVLAGAEHAKNNSSFDLQSLTLLGGRERRPEDFDGLAAAAGLVRRGRIDGANGLVVLEYARA from the coding sequence TTGACCAGCGAGACCAGTGAGACCACCGGAACCGCGGCGCTCGCCGCGCTCGTCGACCTCGCCACGCCGTTCGCGGTGCGGACCGCGGTCGCGCTGAAGCTGCCCGAACTGATCCGCGACGGGCACACCACGACCGGCGCGCTGGCGCGGGCATCCGGCACCGATCCGGATGCGCTGGCCCGCCTGCTGCGCCACCTCGTCGCGGTCGGCTTGTTCGCCGAGCCCGCGCCGGGCGAGCACGCGCTCACCAGCGTTTCCCGGGCGCTGCTGGACGAATCCAACGCGCTGCTGCGGTCGTGGCTCGACGCCGAAGGCCCCGGCCGGAAGATGGACTTGGCCTACAGCGGGATGCTGCACGCGGTCCGCACCGGCCGGTCGGCCTACGGTGCCGTGCACGGCAAGGACTTCTGGTCGGATTACCGCGAAGACGAGGACCTGCGGACGTTCTTCGGTGCGACGATGGCCGGGTTCGCCTGGCAGACCGGACCGGAGGTCGCCGCCCGCCACGACTGGAGTGCCGTGGCGAGCGTGATCGACGTCGGCGGCGGCACCGGGGCGTTGCTGGAGGCGGTGCTGAAGGCGCACCCGCACCTCAGCGGCACGGTGCTGGATCTGCCCGAGGTCCGGCCGGAGGCCGAGGAGTTCCTCGCCACGCTCGGCGGCCGGGCCAAGTTCGTCGGCGGCAGCTTCTTCGACCCGCTGCCCACCGGCCACGACGTGCTGATCGTCTCGCGCGTGCTGACCGACTGGCCCGATGCGGACGCCACCCGGATCCTGACCCGGTGCGCGGAGGCGGCCGGCGATGGACGCGTGCTCGTGGTGGAGGTGCTCGCCGGTGCCGAGCACGCCAAGAACAACTCGTCGTTCGATCTGCAGTCGCTGACCCTGCTCGGCGGTCGCGAGCGCCGTCCGGAGGACTTCGACGGACTCGCCGCGGCCGCCGGTCTCGTCCGGCGAGGACGGATCGACGGAGCGAACGGCCTGGTGGTCCTGGAGTACGCCCGCGCGTGA
- a CDS encoding TauD/TfdA dioxygenase family protein → MSSLEVRPLTGALGAEVRGIALADVDDALFGRIHHLLLEHLVLFFRDEAGLTPADHKAFGSRFGQLEVHQFLPKLPEHEEIVVLDSDAGAKADVWHTDVTYAQSPPIASVLQIVQSPEVGGDTMWSNQYLAYEALSEPIRELVDGLTALHGFAYGSFRSEAEHPVVRVHPETGRRSLYVNRMFTQRIPQLTAGESEALLAHLFTVSESPQRVCRFRWNEGAVAVWDNRATQHYAVNDYSARRVGRRVTVLGDEPKGDDARWAHHQGPGMSATAVKK, encoded by the coding sequence ATGAGTTCTCTGGAGGTTCGTCCCCTCACCGGGGCATTGGGGGCCGAGGTTCGCGGCATTGCCCTCGCCGACGTCGACGACGCCTTGTTCGGTCGGATCCACCACTTGCTGCTCGAACATCTGGTGCTGTTCTTCCGCGACGAGGCCGGGCTCACCCCCGCCGACCACAAGGCGTTCGGCAGCCGTTTCGGGCAGCTGGAGGTCCACCAGTTCCTGCCGAAGCTGCCCGAGCACGAGGAGATAGTGGTCCTCGACTCCGACGCGGGGGCCAAGGCCGACGTGTGGCACACCGATGTCACCTACGCGCAGTCGCCGCCGATCGCCTCGGTCCTGCAGATCGTGCAGTCGCCGGAGGTCGGGGGCGACACGATGTGGAGCAACCAGTATCTGGCGTACGAGGCGCTGTCCGAGCCGATCCGGGAACTGGTCGACGGCCTCACCGCGCTTCATGGGTTCGCATACGGATCGTTCCGCAGTGAGGCCGAGCATCCCGTTGTGCGCGTGCACCCGGAAACCGGCAGGCGTTCGCTTTACGTCAATCGCATGTTCACCCAGCGCATTCCGCAGCTGACGGCCGGGGAAAGCGAGGCGTTGCTGGCGCACCTGTTCACCGTGTCCGAAAGCCCGCAGCGGGTGTGCCGCTTCAGGTGGAACGAGGGCGCGGTCGCGGTCTGGGACAACCGCGCCACCCAGCACTACGCCGTCAACGACTATTCGGCGCGCCGGGTCGGCCGCCGGGTCACGGTGCTCGGCGACGAGCCCAAGGGCGACGACGCACGGTGGGCGCACCACCAGGGGCCGGGCATGAGCGCGACCGCGGTGAAGAAGTGA